In the genome of Ferrovibrio terrae, the window GACGGATCTGCCTTTCGAGCCTTATTTCGTGGTCGGTGCGCCGCGCACCGGCACCACGATCCTGCATGCCCTGATCTGCACCGATGACTCGGTGAACGATTACATCGCCGAATGCAGTTACTTCACTGCACTGCTGCCGCCCTTCACAGTGGGCTGGAACACTTTCGAATCCCATACCTATGCCTATTTCTCTGGCGGCCGTCCGGAATTCGGGCGTTATCACAGCCAGCTGCTGCGCGCGGTGCTGCATGATACTTGGGAGCATGCCGGCCGGCCGAAGAAACTGGCGCTGAAGGACCCGGTGCTGAGCCGCCAGATCGGCAACCTGGCGCAGCTGGTGCCAGAAGCGAAATTTGTGCTGTCGATCCGCGATGTGCGCGATGTGGCCGCCTCGCGCGTCACCGTGATGCGAAAGGGCAATGCGCAAGCCGTGATTTCCGAACAGGATATCCTGCGCATCTGCCAGGAGTTCAACGCTTCCTATGCACCGCTGCTCAACGCGCCGGATGTGTTCAGCAAGCGCGCCCTGATCGTGACCTATGAAGGCCTGAGCCGCAGCGGCAATCTCAAGCCGGTCGACAGCTTCATGGGCATTACCTGCCAGCCGGACCGGGTGTGGAAGTCAGACCTCACCGATATCAACCGTCCGGCCAGCAAGACCGAATGGCATACCGAGCAGTATGGCCGGCCGCTGAATGCCGACTCGATCGGCAACTACGCCAGCATCCTGACGCCGCCGCAGGTACAGATCGTGCTGGACCAGTGCGGCCCGCTGATGCAGCAGCTCGGCATGCCGCTCATTTGAGCGGCATTACTGCGGATTTTCCAGCGCCAGCAGCGGCGCGATGATGCGGCGATAGCGACCATCGACACGTGCGGCGCGGTAGGCCGCGCGCAGGGTCGCAACGGTCTGCTCGGGCAGGTCTGCCGAACCCGCAATCCAGAAGGGCACGGTGGCAAAAGCCTCGCTGGTCCGCAGTTCGGCCGGATCGAACTGCAGCTGTGCCCAGGTCGCGCGTCCCACCGCACGCAACGTAAACCAGCCGTCGATCCGTCCGGCATGCAGCAGGCGGGCATTATCGATTTCGCTGTTGCTGGTTTCGAAATTTTCCAGTCCGAAGGACTGCAGCATGCCCTGCAGTTCGGAGCCGCGCATCACGCTGACGCGCGGCAATTCGCGCGCTGCGGCCAGGCTGCCGACCGGCGTCCTGTCCCGGCGGGTGAAGAAGACGGCGCGGTCGGCGTAAACCTCACCGATCCAGATGAAACGGTTCTCGCGCTGCGGGGTGCGCAGCAGTGCGGGATACAGTGTGCTGCCCTGTTCGAGCGCCAGCAGGGCGCGCTGGAACGGCAGGATGCGCACGGCCTGATCGACGCCGACGCTGCGGGCGAGAATCTGCAGCAACTCGATCGCGGGGCCGGTGCCGACGCCGTTGGTCTCGATGATATAGGGCGGCCGGGCCGCGCCGATCACCTGTAACGGCTGCGGCGGGGCAGCGGGCGCCGCCGGCTGGGCGAGGGCTGCGGACGGTGCCAGAGCCAGCGCAACCACAGCCAGGGCGAGGGCAACAGCCCAACGCCTCCGCCGCGCGCAGCCGGCGAGTCGTGGCAACGAATAAACCCTGTCCTCCCCCATAAAGCCCAGATTAATCCCGCCTGTGGTAAGAAAGCGCTTATTTTCCGTCCTTAATATATGCCGGCAAACCGGGCCGGATGGGCGACAGCGGCATCGTGATCTCGCTCCCGTCCCTTTCCGGCCAGATTGTTGCCGTTTTTCTGCGTTTGGATTGTGATGCCGAGTCTGTCTGGAGCCATGAAATGCCGATGCCACAGCCGCGCCCTGATGCAACCCGCCTTGCCGGCCTGTTGACGATCAGGCTGGCGGCCAGGGCGGCAGCTTGCGGCCTTGCGCTTGCCGGCGCCCTGCTGGTCGCTGCGCCGCCGCTGCAGGCGCAGACCACCTCCCCGGCACCCGCCGCCGACTCCGTCCCGGCCGATACCGAGGATGTGATGGACGGCGCCACCATCGTGCGCGGCAAATACAATACCGGCGAAACCAGTGCCGACTGGGAAGCCGCGCTGCGCAACGGCAAGCCGGAACGCATCGCCGAATGGCGCGAATACGGCGGCAACGGCAATGCCAATGTGGTGTTCAGCTTTCACAACGGCGACCTGATGCACTATGCCGAGCATGGCCGCCGTCGCGGCGGTCAGGCCGGGTCGATGGACGGGCTGCGTCGCGTCGATCTCAATCTCTCCTTCTCCAACGGCCGTTACACCGGCGGCCGCAAGACGATCGACGGGATCGAAACGGAACCCACCGATGCCGAAATCCGCGGTGCCAATGTGCAGGCGCTGGCGGCGCTCGAGCGCCTTGCGGTGGCCAAGCCGGCCTGGCAGGACAGCCGCCAGAGCACCGGTTTCTCGATCGCTTCGATCCCGCAGGCGGCGGCGCCCAGCGCCGAGGCCCGCAAACTGGCCGGCGCCGGCGGCGAGATCGTGTTCCGCTGCACCGAGCAGGTGGTTGCCGTGATGGGGGCTGCGCAGGACCGGCTGGTGGTGGAAACCCAGGGCCGCGATCCGGTGACCCTGCAGCGCCAGCCGCCCGGCCATCGCTACGATTATTTCGGCGCCGGCTGGGGCGCCCAGCGCAATGGCGAGGATCTGCGGCTGGAAGAAGCCAGCGGCCGCGCCATGCTCTGCCGCATCGTCTCGGCGGCGGCGCCGCCCGGCTCGCTGCCGCCAGCTTCAGCGCAGCCCGCCGCGCCGCGCTAACCCGCCGCGTCAATTCAAGGCGCGCGCCGCCCGGCGATCTTGAAGCTGGCGCTGGCGCGATTGGTTACCAGCGATCCCATCCGCAATTCGCATTGCACAGTCAGGATGTCGCCATCGACCTGCAGGTCGATCAGGTGGCATTCCAGCCAGGCGCCGATCGGCGCCGGCCGGCGATACTCCACGGTGAGCTTCGTGGTCCACATTCTGGTGACGTCAGGGCGCTGGTGGTGGATGAACGACGCCATGAAGGTATCGGCCAGGGTGGCGAGGAAACCGCCATGCCCGGTGCCATTGCGGTTGCCATGCTTGGGTCGCACATGCAGGCCGTAGACCGGCGACGCATCGTTTTCATGATGGCGAACGTAAACCTTGCCCAGTGCGGCAAAGAATTTCGACA includes:
- a CDS encoding sulfotransferase family protein — its product is MQFSGKTDLPFEPYFVVGAPRTGTTILHALICTDDSVNDYIAECSYFTALLPPFTVGWNTFESHTYAYFSGGRPEFGRYHSQLLRAVLHDTWEHAGRPKKLALKDPVLSRQIGNLAQLVPEAKFVLSIRDVRDVAASRVTVMRKGNAQAVISEQDILRICQEFNASYAPLLNAPDVFSKRALIVTYEGLSRSGNLKPVDSFMGITCQPDRVWKSDLTDINRPASKTEWHTEQYGRPLNADSIGNYASILTPPQVQIVLDQCGPLMQQLGMPLI
- a CDS encoding substrate-binding periplasmic protein gives rise to the protein MIGAARPPYIIETNGVGTGPAIELLQILARSVGVDQAVRILPFQRALLALEQGSTLYPALLRTPQRENRFIWIGEVYADRAVFFTRRDRTPVGSLAAARELPRVSVMRGSELQGMLQSFGLENFETSNSEIDNARLLHAGRIDGWFTLRAVGRATWAQLQFDPAELRTSEAFATVPFWIAGSADLPEQTVATLRAAYRAARVDGRYRRIIAPLLALENPQ
- a CDS encoding PaaI family thioesterase, yielding MTKQSSRPGYRSKPVPPGFTVLPPVSKFFAALGKVYVRHHENDASPVYGLHVRPKHGNRNGTGHGGFLATLADTFMASFIHHQRPDVTRMWTTKLTVEYRRPAPIGAWLECHLIDLQVDGDILTVQCELRMGSLVTNRASASFKIAGRRAP